Proteins encoded together in one Pontiella desulfatans window:
- a CDS encoding glycosyltransferase family protein, whose translation MKKAWAGYAAALVLLVLLAVVVFRCALGADNAFAASDANIGQIAGGRPEMGEMFAPSYGGFILGAVRNPRFSPYGFLHAALPPFLFNDLYAPLTLVVSSFLLLVFLRLRERSWGASFFGAVSAFWLGSATLAAAGHYGKLGVACFFTASLVLLEKSLAAQGLRRLCWAVLCGTAVGFMLLSQQDIGLLFGVVLAPYALFRLVQTSPKKPLDWASTLLPIALIGLVLSVGTALSAYKTSVVQASSVNESTDGTWNFITQWSQPPQEFPDLLAPGFMGWKSGDPDAPYWGKTGQSAEWPGTKQGFQNFRLDSVYLGLVPFILALAALFSVGGRKEGRGERATLIFWWIMALVLLVLAFGKFTPLYKLVIKLPLFGSIRAPIKFLHNLGIVLGILSAYGIDAMLESEKARKRVWICAATVGGCFLLSGLALMLGASGFEGKLTAWGDSSPLILKRMMASSFYAAVAAGLFSLLAAKGAGKTAALFCGLACLFPVVDSLYLTKHYFHADDLAEMRRGNLVINYLKENNGQNRVFTFDRNGIYNRWIGVDFPLHGIKGFWFWQAPRLSQEYKDYLAGANQNIVALLQSTSVKYALAPVGAVNQLPKDVFKPVMFYRFGMGADGKLIVQSMARPERAQDQVILELQQTLPRLSLFSGWKKVAPEQMMGELFSKQNNLMEQVLVDADLPAATGTGFVEPVSVEWKTSSVKVQVDAKHDSVLLFTQRFQPQWKAYVDGQETPVFRSNALSMGIHVPAGTKEVVFKCTAKKMGSVLQLAGLVASAVSIGILVVCRRAG comes from the coding sequence ATGAAAAAGGCGTGGGCGGGCTATGCCGCCGCACTGGTTCTGCTGGTTCTGCTGGCGGTAGTGGTCTTCCGCTGTGCGCTGGGGGCGGACAACGCCTTTGCCGCATCGGATGCAAACATAGGCCAGATCGCCGGTGGCCGGCCGGAGATGGGGGAAATGTTTGCGCCTAGCTATGGGGGCTTCATCCTGGGGGCCGTCCGCAACCCGCGCTTTTCTCCCTATGGCTTCCTGCACGCCGCGCTGCCACCGTTCCTGTTTAACGATCTTTACGCACCGCTCACGCTAGTGGTGTCGTCGTTCCTGCTCTTGGTCTTCCTGCGGTTGCGGGAACGGAGCTGGGGGGCGTCGTTCTTCGGAGCGGTTTCGGCCTTCTGGCTAGGGTCGGCCACACTGGCCGCGGCCGGGCACTATGGCAAGCTCGGTGTTGCCTGCTTCTTTACCGCCTCCCTGGTGCTACTCGAAAAGAGCCTTGCCGCGCAGGGGCTGCGACGCCTTTGCTGGGCCGTGCTTTGCGGAACGGCGGTCGGGTTCATGCTGCTTTCGCAACAGGACATTGGTTTGCTGTTCGGCGTAGTCCTCGCTCCCTATGCCCTGTTCCGCCTTGTGCAAACCTCGCCGAAGAAGCCACTCGACTGGGCGTCCACGCTGCTACCCATTGCGTTGATCGGGCTGGTTCTTTCGGTCGGTACGGCCCTCTCTGCCTACAAGACCAGTGTGGTTCAGGCCTCTTCCGTCAACGAGTCGACGGACGGCACCTGGAATTTCATTACGCAATGGAGCCAGCCGCCCCAGGAGTTCCCGGATTTGCTCGCCCCCGGCTTCATGGGCTGGAAGAGCGGCGACCCGGATGCGCCCTACTGGGGCAAGACCGGCCAGTCGGCCGAGTGGCCGGGAACCAAGCAGGGCTTCCAGAATTTCCGGCTCGACAGTGTCTACCTCGGCCTCGTTCCATTCATCCTTGCCTTGGCCGCGCTCTTTTCGGTTGGTGGCCGCAAGGAAGGACGCGGGGAGCGGGCTACCTTGATCTTTTGGTGGATCATGGCGCTGGTGTTGCTGGTGCTGGCATTCGGCAAGTTCACGCCGTTGTACAAGCTGGTCATCAAGCTGCCGCTTTTCGGCAGCATCCGCGCACCAATCAAGTTCCTGCACAACCTCGGCATTGTGCTGGGCATTCTCTCCGCCTATGGGATCGATGCCATGCTGGAATCGGAAAAGGCCAGGAAGCGCGTCTGGATTTGCGCCGCGACCGTGGGGGGCTGTTTCCTGTTGAGCGGTTTGGCGCTCATGCTCGGGGCTTCGGGATTCGAGGGCAAACTGACTGCGTGGGGCGATTCCTCGCCGTTGATTTTGAAGCGTATGATGGCCAGCTCGTTCTATGCGGCCGTCGCCGCCGGCCTCTTCTCGCTGCTTGCCGCCAAGGGCGCCGGAAAAACCGCCGCCTTGTTCTGTGGGTTGGCCTGCCTGTTTCCTGTGGTTGATTCACTCTACCTTACAAAGCACTATTTCCACGCCGACGATCTTGCCGAAATGCGGCGGGGCAACCTTGTTATCAACTATCTGAAGGAAAACAACGGGCAGAACCGGGTCTTCACCTTCGACCGAAACGGCATTTACAACCGTTGGATTGGTGTCGATTTCCCCTTGCACGGAATCAAGGGCTTCTGGTTTTGGCAGGCGCCGCGCCTGAGTCAGGAATACAAGGACTACCTGGCCGGGGCTAACCAAAACATCGTTGCCCTGTTGCAATCCACCTCGGTTAAATATGCCCTGGCGCCGGTCGGCGCGGTCAACCAGTTGCCAAAGGATGTCTTCAAGCCGGTCATGTTCTATCGCTTCGGCATGGGGGCGGACGGAAAACTGATCGTGCAATCCATGGCCAGGCCGGAACGTGCGCAGGACCAGGTGATCCTCGAGCTGCAGCAAACGCTGCCGCGCCTATCGCTATTCAGTGGTTGGAAGAAGGTCGCACCGGAGCAGATGATGGGCGAGCTCTTTTCAAAACAGAACAACTTGATGGAACAGGTACTGGTCGATGCCGACCTTCCGGCGGCAACCGGAACCGGCTTTGTTGAACCCGTCTCCGTTGAATGGAAAACCAGCTCGGTCAAGGTGCAGGTGGATGCCAAGCACGATTCCGTCCTGCTGTTCACCCAGCGCTTCCAGCCACAGTGGAAGGCCTACGTCGATGGCCAGGAAACACCGGTCTTCCGGAGCAACGCCCTTTCCATGGGCATCCACGTCCCCGCTGGAACAAAGGAAGTCGTCTTCAAATGCACGGCCAAGAAAATGGGTTCCGTCCTGCAATTGGCGGGGCTGGTGGCATCGGCTGTTTCAATTGGCATATTGGTGGTATGCAGGCGAGCCGGTTGA